Within Candidatus Bipolaricaulota bacterium, the genomic segment ATGACGGCATTGCTTTTTCAATGCCGGACGGCGCGTCTGATATTTTCACTCCTGAAAAATCAATAGAGATGCAGGAAAAAATAGGGGTTGATATTGCACTGTCGCTGGACGACTGCCCTTCTTATCCCTATACCCGGGAGAGAGTTGTTGAGTCGGTGAACAAAACAATTGAATGGGCATCGCGCTGCCAGGGTAAAAGAAGGGTTGCAATACTCCAGGGTGGGACATTCAGGGAAGAGCGTGTGAGATGTGCAAAAGCCATAGCCGATATGGAATTTGATGGATTTGCAATAGGAGGGCTTTGCATAGGCGAACCAAAGGAAGAGATGCACCGCATGGTGGAAGCAACGCTGCCCTACCTGCCGAAAAACAAACCCCGCCATCTCATGGGAGTCGGCTCAGCAGAAGACATAATCAGAGGGATAAAAATGGGCATAGACATATTTGACAGCGCCTTTCCGACAAGAAACGCCCGCCACGGCACAATTTTTACCGATAAAGGAAGAATAAATCTTGGAAGAGCCAAGGTGAAAGGTGATGTGATTCAGGAGGGCTGCGAATGTTATACCTGCAGAAATTTCTCGCTTGACTATCTGAACCATCTTTTCAAGGAAAAGGATCCGCTGGGGCCACGACTTGCGACAATACATAACCTTTTTTTCACCAACAAAATCGTGGAAGAGGCAAGGGAGAAAATAAAGCAGGAAAAACTCTAAAAACAGCGTCAGGCATTACAGATGATGTTGTTCGAAAAGGAGCATGGAGTTATTGTTGCCTGCGATGTTGTTTCAATTGAGCGGTTCAGGGA encodes:
- the tgt gene encoding tRNA guanosine(34) transglycosylase Tgt; its protein translation is MFEIIAEHGNARVGLLKTPHGNFETPIFLPVATKAVIKTLTPEEAWNAGCRGIIVNALHLYRRGLDKIERAGGIHKFMGWKGFVVSDSGGFQPIKKFPSEVGNDGIAFSMPDGASDIFTPEKSIEMQEKIGVDIALSLDDCPSYPYTRERVVESVNKTIEWASRCQGKRRVAILQGGTFREERVRCAKAIADMEFDGFAIGGLCIGEPKEEMHRMVEATLPYLPKNKPRHLMGVGSAEDIIRGIKMGIDIFDSAFPTRNARHGTIFTDKGRINLGRAKVKGDVIQEGCECYTCRNFSLDYLNHLFKEKDPLGPRLATIHNLFFTNKIVEEAREKIKQEKL